From Vicia villosa cultivar HV-30 ecotype Madison, WI unplaced genomic scaffold, Vvil1.0 ctg.000485F_1_1, whole genome shotgun sequence, the proteins below share one genomic window:
- the LOC131628840 gene encoding uncharacterized protein LOC131628840: protein MGGDFNATKSDGERKGSSNGWSAESRLFADFIEESRLIDVPASDNQFSWYSGDGKVMSRIYRFLVDDSLIDRWGIMGQRIGPRSILDHCPVWIIINKENWGPEHFMVNNSWFKNKEFLPFVASEWDKIRLKGEEDELRDVVELMSEATRKMWLNLKIKENMLLQKSRVKWDADGDMNNRYFHCAVKARRRGNFINSIQSENSVVESVGEIQEEVMRHFANKFSEPVFQRPSLEGISLKAISYREKCTL from the exons ATGGGCGGCGATTTTAACGCAACGAAATCAGATGGAGAGAGGAAAGGAAGTAGTAATGGTTGGTCTGCAGAGTCTAGATTGTTTGCGGATTTTATAGAAGAAAGTAGGCTTATCGATGTTCCGGCCAGCGACAATCAATTTAGTTGGTATAGTGGTGACGGTAAAGTAATGAGCAGAATATATCGTTTCTTGGTGGATGATTCCCTTATAGATAGATGGGGGATTATGGGTCAACGTATTGGTCCTAGATCCATATTGGACCACTGTCCGGTTTGGATTATTATCAACAAGGAGAATTGGGGGCCGGAACATTTTATGGTTAACAATTCGTGGTTTAAGAATAAGGAGTTCCTTCCGTTTGTAGCATCTGAATGGGATAAGATTAGGTTGAAGGGAGAG GAAGATGAGTTGAGGGATGTGGTGGAGTTAATGAGCGAGGCGACAAGAAAGATGTGGTTGAATTTGAAGATCAAAGAAAACATGTTACTGCAAAAGTCTAGAGTTAAGTGGGATGCTGATGGAGATATGAACAACAGGTATTTTCATTGTGCTGTGAAAGCAAGGAGGAGGGGAAATTTCATCAACAGTATCCAGTCGGAAAACAGTGTTGTGGAGTCGGTGGGAGAGATACAGGAGGAAGTTATGAGGCATTTTGCGAACAAGTTTTCTGAACCTGTTTTTCAGCGCCCTTCTCTAGAAGGAATATCTCTTAAAGCTATTTCTTACAGGGAGAAATGCACTTTGTAA